A window of the Brassica napus cultivar Da-Ae chromosome A2, Da-Ae, whole genome shotgun sequence genome harbors these coding sequences:
- the LOC106381370 gene encoding glycine-rich RNA-binding protein 5, mitochondrial-like — MAFLSKIGRIFRQTSAHVTASNSMLQSIRCMSSSKIFVGGISYSTDEFGLREAFSKYGEVVDAKIIVDRETGRSRGFAFVTFTSTEEASNAMELDGQDLHGRRIRVNYATERGSGFGGRGFGGPGGGYGAPGGGYGAPAGGYGGNSPYGGNTGGDGYGSNFGGGYGVAGGVGGSDNFAQGSSSSAGFDDKFSSDVPLGNDTDHQLESAGGEQFGGSDNQFGDSERSNRGWPRWV, encoded by the exons ATGGCTTTCTTAAGTAAAATTGGAAGGATATTTAGGCAGACTAGCGCCCATGTCACTGCCTCTAACTCAATGCTACAGAGCATCCGTTGCATGTCTTCCTCAAAAATCTTTGTTGGAG GTATCTCCTACAGCACTGACGAGTTTGGCTTGAGAGAAGCTTTTAGCAAATATGGAGAAGTTGTTGATG CCAAAATTATTGTGGACCGTGAAACTGGTAGATCAAGGGGTTTTGCTTTCGTAACGTTTACTTCAACCGAGGAGGCTAGTAATGCCATGGAATTGGATGGACAG GACCTTCATGGTCGAAGAATAAGGGTGAACTACGCTACTGAAAGAGGAAGTGGATTTGGAGGAAGGGGATTCGGTGGTCCTGGTGGTGGCTACGGGGCTCCAGGTGGTGGTTACGGTGCTCCAGCTGGTGGTTATGGAGGTAATTCTCCTTATGGTGGCAACACTGGTGGTGATGGTTATGGAAGCAACTTTGGTGGCGGGTATGGTGTCGCTGGTGGTGTTGGTGGAAGTGACAACTTTGCCCAAGGCAGCTCTTCTAGTGCTGGCTTTGATGACAAGTTTAGCAGCGACGTACCACTAGGCAATGATACGGACCATCAGCTTGAAAGCGCGGGCGGTGAACAGTTTGGTGGCAGTGACAATCAATTTGGTGACTCAGAACGGTCAAACAGAGGTTGGCCCAGATGGGTTTGA
- the LOC106448728 gene encoding glutathione S-transferase T3-like, which yields MDSYPSKFVDLLTSQQTVSFGNYEVSEASNFDGDTGPERRERHKWTPKDDVLLISSWLNTSKDPLIGNEQKSVAFWSRITAYFQASAKEADCAHMEANQLKHRWHRINDIVSKFCGAYDAATREKSSGQNENDVLKLAHQIFYNNQKKKFNLEHAWRELRNDQKWCDLTTAKSEGTSKKRKCDDGADSSTSQATANKRPPGVKSAKASGKKKVVDENAVNERLSKFENMFTIKERLTKMTLLDSLIRNREEGLGEDEEALRKKLIKELMST from the coding sequence ATGGATTCGTATCCATCAAAGTTTGTTGACTTACTAACTAGTCAACAAACTGTTTCTTTTGGAAACTATGAAGTTTCTGAAGCCTCAAACTTCGATGGAGACACTGGTCCAGAGCGAAGAGAGCGACATAAGTGGACACCAAAGGATGATGTTTTGCTCATCAGCTCGTGGCTAAACACGAGCAAAGACCCTCTAATTGGGAACGAGCAAAAATCAGTCGCCTTTTGGTCAAGAATTACTGCCTATTTTCAGGCAAGTGCAAAAGAAGCTGACTGCGCACATATGGAGGCAAACCAGTTGAAGCACCGTTGGCACAGGATAAATGACATTGTGTCCAAGTTCTGTGGAGCGTATGATGCTGCTACTAGGGAGAAAAGCAGTGGACAAAATGAAAATGATGTTCTGAAGCTAGCACATCAAATTTTCTACAACAATCAGAAGAAGAAATTCAATCTAGAACACGCATGGAGGGAGCTGCGGAATGATCAGAAGTGGTGCGATCTTACCACTGCTAAAAGCGAAGGGACATCGAAGAAGAGGAAGTGTGACGACGGTGCAGATTCATCAACCTCTCAAGCAACTGCAAACAAGCGTCCCCCAGGTGTTAAGAGTGCAAAGGCGAGTGGTAAGAAGAAGGTGGTAGACGAGAATGCTGTGAACGAACGGTTGTCTAAGTTTGAGAATATGTTCACAATCAAAGAACGGTTGACTAAGATGACTCTGCTTGACTCACTTATTAGAAATCGAGAGGAGGGTCTAGGTGAGGATGAAGAGGCTCTCAGGAAGAAGCTCATCAAGGAGTTGATGTCTACTTAG
- the LOC106379472 gene encoding 60S ribosomal protein L35a-1, producing MVKGRQGERVRLYVRGTILGYKRSKSNQYPNTSLIQIEGVNTTEEVTWYKGKRMAYIYKAKTKKNGSHYRCIWGKVTRPHGNSGVVRAKFTSNLPPKSMGMRVRVFMYPSNI from the exons ATGGTGAAGGGACGCCAAGGAGAACGTGTCAg ACTCTACGTCAGGGGAACCATCTTGGGATACAAAAG GTCGAAGTCAAACCAGTACCCAAACACATCCCTAATCCAGATCGAAGGAGTCAACACCACAGAGGAGGTGACATGGTACAAAGGAAAGAGGATGGCTTACATCTACAAGGCTAAGACCAAGAAGAACGGTAGCCACTACCGCTGCATCTGGGGAAAGGTTACAAGGCCTCATGGTAACAGCGGTGTTGTCCGTGCCAAATTCACTTCCAACTTGCCTCCTAAGTCCATG GGAATGAGGGTCAGAGTCTTCATGTATCCGAGCAACATTTGA
- the LOC106380387 gene encoding uncharacterized protein LOC106380387, with translation METSQELNFINPLASKHEAEDPILRLSSSSSFSSCSSIEAEPRPDDQSPPTQIMERSTNNATSTPPYRIPPHVFEITTSTAPAEWSTLSNESLFSIHMGDNTFTEEIDYFKSGELTFPQPPSPRTPALPSPPQSKKQGGASGVVEEIKTPVDIGKKAAETDKAYHASKDQEQKAAASIRDVIMANKDKTNKLDHSVSRRSEDFSVKSFAFPVFGNADKGGLQGSTQQKKQKIFLEAEGDEGLKKEEAFSKPVTPKAEADRGCNRYPRWLSCFPCCPTSCV, from the exons ATGGAAACGTCACAAGAGCTGAACTTTATCAATCCCTTAGCCTCTAAACACGAAGCAGAAGATCCAATCCTACggctatcttcttcttcctccttctcttcttgttcttccATAGAAGCAGAACCAAGACCTGATGATCAATCTCCTCCAACACAAATCATGGAGAGATCTACAAACAACGCAACCTCAACACCTCCTTACAGAATCCCTCCACACGTTTTCGAAATAACAACCTCTACAGCTCCAGCTGAATGGAGCACTCTCTCCAACGAATCTCTCTTCAGCATCCACATGGGAGACAATACCTTCACTGAAGAAATAGATTACTTCAAATCAGGCGAGCTCACCTTTCCTCAACCTCCTTCACCGAGAACTCCTGCTTTACCTTCTCCGCCTCAAAGCAAAAAACAAGGAGGAGCAAGTGGAGTTGTGGAGGAGATCAAAACTCCGGTGGATATAGGCAAGAAAGCAGCTGAAACAGACAAAGCGTACCACGCAAGTAAAGACCAAGAACAAAAGGCTGCAGCAAGTATTAGGGATGTTATCATGGCTAATAAAGACAAAACCAATAAACTAGATCATTCGGTTTCTCGTCGTTCGGAAGATTTTAGCGTCAAGTCTTTCGCTTTTCCAGT ATTCGGGAATGCAGATAAGGGCGGCTTGCAAGGATCAACGCAACAAAAGAAACAGAAGATTTTTTTAGAGGCTGAGGGAGATGAAGGGTTGAAGAAAGAGGAAGCTTTTTCTAAACCTGTTACTCCTAAGGCAGAAGCTGATCGTGGCTGTAATCGCTACCCTAGATGGTTATCTTGCTTCCCTTGCTGCCCAACTTCATGTGTCTAA
- the LOC106381373 gene encoding probable xyloglucan 6-xylosyltransferase 5, producing the protein MSSPAHIRPSGSGGGVLPTSTVSNGGGGGRSGRGALPRGRQMQKTFNNIKITILCGFVTILVLRGTIGVGNLGSSNADAVNQNIIEETNRILAEIRSDSDPTDLDSPQETEMSPNETYSLGPKVTDWDGQRKVWLEQNPEFPSTVNGKARILLLTGSPPKPCDNPIGDHYLLKSVKNKIDYCRLHGIEIVYNMAHLDKELAGYWAKLPMIRRLMLSHPEVEWIWWMDSDALFTDILFQIPLVRYESHNLVIHGYPDLLFDQKSWIALNTGSFLLRNCQWSLDLLDAWAPMGPKGVIRDEAGKVLTGYLKGRPAFEADDQSALIYLLLSQKDMWMEKVFVENQYYLHGFWEGLVDRYEEMVEKYHPGLGDERWPFVTHFVGCKPCGSYADYAVERCLKSMERAFNFADNQVLKLYGFGHRGLLSPKIKRIRNETVTPLEFVGKFDIRRTVQVETKLHN; encoded by the coding sequence atGTCTTCTCCGGCGCATATACGACCCTCCGGAAGCGGCGGCGGAGTACTCCCGACGTCAACAGTATCCaacggcggaggaggaggaagaagtgGTCGCGGTGCGTTACCACGCGGCAGACAGATGCAGAAGACATTCAACAACATCAAAATCACCATCCTCTGCGGGTTCGTCACCATCCTCGTCCTACGCGGCACAATCGGCGTCGGAAACCTCGGTAGCTCAAACGCCGACGCGGTCAACCAAAACATCATCGAAGAAACCAACCGGATCCTAGCCGAGATCCGGTCCGACTCGGATCCAACCGACTTGGATTCTCCTCAAGAGACTGAGATGAGTCCCAACGAGACTTACTCTCTAGGCCCCAAGGTCACGGACTGGGATGGGCAACGAAAGGTGTGGTTGGAACAGAACCCTGAGTTTCCGAGCACTGTTAACGGCAAAGCTAGGATCTTGCTGTTAACGGGGTCTCCTCCTAAGCCCTGTGATAACCCCATTGGTGATCATTATCTGTTGAAGTCGGTGAAGAACAAGATTGATTACTGTAGGCTCCACGGGATTGAGATTGTTTACAACATGGCTCATTTGGATAAGGAGCTCGCTGGGTATTGGGCTAAGTTGCCTATGATTAGGAGGTTGATGCTGTCTCATCCTGAGGTTGAGTGGATCTGGTGGATGGATAGTGATGCTTTGTTTACCGACATTCTGTTTCAGATCCCTTTGGTTCGGTACGAGAGCCATAACTTGGTGATTCATGGGTATCCGGATTTGTTGTTTGATCAGAAGTCTTGGATTGCGTTGAACACTGGTAGCTTTTTGCTTAGGAACTGTCAGTGGTCTTTGGATTTGTTGGATGCTTGGGCGCCTATGGGACCTAAAGGGGTGATCCGCGACGAGGCTGGGAAGGTGTTGACGGGTTATCTGAAAGGTAGACCGGCTTTCGAGGCGGATGATCAGTCAGCATTGATCTATCTCCTGCTTTCTCAGAAGGATATGTGGATGGAGAAAGTGTTTGTGGAGAATCAGTACTATCTACATGGGTTTTGGGAAGGTTTGGTAGATAGGTATGAGGAGATGGTGGAGAAGTATCACCCGGGGTTGGGTGATGAGAGATGGCCGTTTGTGACGCATTTTGTGGGGTGTAAACCGTGTGGTAGCTACGCTGATTATGCGGTCGAGAGGTGTTTGAAGAGCATGGAGAGGGCTTTTAATTTTGCGGATaatcaagtgctgaagctgtaTGGTTTTGGACATAGGGGGTTGTTGAGCCCCAAGATTAAGAGGATCAGGAATGAGACAGTGACTCCTTTGGAGTTTGTAGGCAAGTTTGATATTCGCAGAACAGTCCAAGTGGAAACCAAATTACATAACTAG
- the LOC106381372 gene encoding dolichol-phosphate mannose synthase subunit 2, producing MELADRAVGLLLSSISLSIFTYYTFWVIILPFVDSDHFIHKYFLPQDYAILVPVFAGVTLLSLLSVFIGMVILKSKKKKA from the exons ATGGAGTTAGCGGATCGAGCAGTGGGGCTTCTGCTTTCATCAATCAGCTTATCCATATTCACCTACTATACTTTCTGGGTCATCATCCTC CCATTTGTAGATAGTGATCACTTCATCCACAAGTACTTCTTGCCCCAAGACTATGCCATTCTCGTACCTGTCTTTGCTGGCGTTACTCTCCTCTCTCTTCTTTCCGTGTTCATCGGCATGGTCATCCTCAAATCCAAAAAGAAGAAGGCTTGA
- the LOC106381371 gene encoding DNAJ protein JJJ1 homolog — translation MASSSRTEKRCLYEILDVNKESSPEEIRSSYRRLALQRHPDKLIKAGGISEADATAQFQELVHAYEVLSDPKERAWYDSHRSQILFADQGSAGGSKSGGMPGGSVPDLFAFFSTSVYSGYSDTGKGFYKVYFDVFNSVYLNEIKFARTLGLSMDSVREAPIMGNLESPYSQVTAFYNYWLGFSTVMDFCWVDEYDTMAGPNRRMRRKMEEENKKVRKKAKREYNETVRGLAAFVKKRDKRVVDMMVKKSAEMELKKAEERERKKRMEKERLERAMSYEEPDWAKAQDEEEEEVEEDGGDDGKKKSEQLYCIVCSKKFKSEKQWKNHEQSKKHKEKVAELRETFSDVEEEEEEIDEIPETVEDLEGLNMEEEDIEEEVVGEAEETDDEYFMAEEDVKGSSESEDEDVDDDELFLLKKMVEKNKRKNVVSREEDEVQVESESDSEFDNQQSTGRNRKGKKERNKRNAGKDTTDDANKTQIAMDDGNNSDDNVNASDSASGTVEESQKDETDPMEYDNRKSTGRRRRSKKGKDKSSEADDTTQKVMEETRSETLEDRSEYIEHKKAPRSKKSTRGMKSKGTSKKASNNECDRCGEEFESRSKLFKHIADTGHATLKSR, via the exons ATGGCGTCTTCTTCTCGCACAGAGAAACGATGCCTCTACGAAATTCTCGATGTAAACAAAGAATCTTCGCCGGAAGAGATCCGATCTTCCTACCGGCGTTTAGCCCTCCAGCGTCATCCCGACAAGCTCATCAAGGCCGGCGGAATATCGGAGGCTGACGCCACCGCTCAGTTCCAAGAACTCGTCCACGCCTACGAGGTTCTATCCGATCCCAAGGAGCGAGCCTGGTATGACTCCCACAGATCTCAGATCCTATTCGCCGACCAAGGCTCCGCCGGCGGCTCTAAATCCGGCGGAATGCCTGGCGGCTCGGTTCCGGATCTATTCGCGTTCTTCTCCACCTCTGTTTACTCCGGTTACTCAGACACCGGTAAGGGATTCTACAAGGTGTACTTCGATGTGTTCAACAGTGTTTACCTCAACGAGATTAAGTTCGCGAGAACGTTAGGGTTGAGTATGGACTCCGTGAGGGAGGCTCCCATCATGGGGAATCTAGAGAGTCCTTATTCTCAGGTGACGGCGTTTTATAACTACTGGTTAGGGTTCAGCACTGTTATGGATTTCTGCTGGGTGGATGAGTACGATACCATGGCGGGACCTAACCGGAGGATGAGGAGGAAGATGGAGGAGGAGAATAAGAAGGTGAGGAAGAAGGCGAAGAGGGAGTATAACGAGACGGTGAGGGGGTTGGCTGCTTTTGTGAAGAAGAGGGATAAGAGAGTGGTGGATatgatggtgaagaagagtGCGGAGATGGAGTTGAAGAAGGCGGAGGAgagggagaggaagaagaggatggAGAAGGAGAGGTTGGAGAGGGCTATGAGCTATGAGGAGCCTGATTGGGCAAAGGCTCAggatgaagaggaggaagaagtgGAAGAGGATGGTGGTGATGATGGTAAGAAGAAGAGTGAGCAGCTTTATTGCATTGTGTGTAGCAAGAAGTTTAAAAGTGAGAAGCAGTGGAAAAACCATGAGCAGTCGAAGAAGCATAAGGAGAAAGTGGCGGAGTTGAGAGAGACATTCAGTGATgtagaagaggaggaggaagagattGATGAGATACCTGAAACTGTAGAGGATCTCGAGGGGTTAAATATGGAAGAAGAGGATATTGAGGAGGAGGTTGTAGGCGAAGCTGAGGAAACTGATGATGAGTATTTTATGGCAGAGGAGGATGTGAAAGGATCTAGTGAAAGTGAGGATGAGGATGTCGATGATGACGAGCTGTTTCTACTCAAGAAAATGGTGGAAAAGAATAAGCGAAAGAACGTTGTgtcaagagaagaagatgaagttcaAGTCGAGAGTGAGAGCGACAGTGAATTTGATAACCAGCAAAGCACAGGTAGGAACAGAAAAGGCAAGAAGGAGAGAAACAAAAGGAATGCTGGAAAAGACACGACGGATGATGCCAACAAAACACAGATTGCTATGGACGACGGTAATAATTCAGATGACAATGTGAATGCAAGTGACTCAGCTTCGGGAACCGTTGAGGAGTCTCAGAAGGATGAGACGGATCCAATGGAGTATGATAACAGGAAGAGCACAGGGAGAAGGCGCAGAAGTAAGAAGGGTAAGGATAAAAGCAGTGAAGCTGATGATACTACTCAAAAAGTCATGGAAGAGACTCGTTCAGAAACGTTGGAGGATCGAAGTGAATATATAGAACACAAGAAGGCTCCAAGGTCAAAGAAATCAACCAGAGGAATGAAGTCCAAG GGCACATCGAAGAAAGCCAGTAATAACGAATGCGACAGATGCGGAGAGGAGTTTGAGTCGAG GTCGAAACTATTCAAGCATATAGCAGATACAGGTCATGCAACACTGAAATCACGATGA